In a genomic window of Diabrotica undecimpunctata isolate CICGRU chromosome 2, icDiaUnde3, whole genome shotgun sequence:
- the LOC140434888 gene encoding uncharacterized protein gives MQKFETSYTMNRIVNRNEQKTLYYECNRSNTKGYKPNYKIRTEKSGGSIKIKGVCPSRLICKLRDQGQVSVSYWKTHAGHKEELRTMHLAKAEEKMIVEKLISGVPSSRILEDSRKLETSKLERLALLTSKDLSNLSRKYNTYKKRDQNDMVATALKVQEWNANNKNYAFLFKKEGEQHDVLKKEDFALGFMNSVMEDKLREFHSIICMDGTHGTNKRGMDLTVVIIKDDRNTGFPVAFLLSNRLDQVVQEVFLGALKNRMQTGIHAEHFMSDDDKKYYNAWVKIMGNQPKRLLCTWHVVKNWNIQGKKKIKDPILKKQMKTEMKRIINETDEDRFMELCNRYIIKLQEANEIDFFNYLARNYFQNEERIKMWAHCYRKNSGINTNMAIESFNNLLKTNHLRRSAGVTIEKLLDTIDDLVDIKMWKRIIDIERPNANNYQDTVIAKAHKMAETMKNKVEVKKNEKVYGQFQVKSFRDPNKLYNVNIRQVCENECKTLYCRVCKICIHRYQCECAEYVVRNILCKHVHLVRMHEEREGTNSVLDDAARCLAVTSIIKSRHQEEINEFVRGKVEQTNVIQEKTKRSLQIENLVNLMEDLDDESFARLHDKIVRDIQGTKRKVKKEFQETPKDITKKRKMENQEYFPSNKKRN, from the exons ATGCAGAAATTTGAGACAAGTTATACAATGAATAGAATTGTTAATAGAAATGAACAGAAGACATTATACTATGAGTGTAACAGAAGTAACACTAAAG GATATAAGCCCAACTATAAAATTAGAACAGAGAAATCTGGtggatcaattaaaattaaaggagtGTGTCCCTCCAGGCTGATTTGCAAACTGAGAGATCAAGGACAAGTTTCAGTCAGTTATTGGAAAACACATGCTGGACATAAAGAGGAATTAAGAACCATGCATCTGGCAAAAGCAGAAGAAAAAATGATTGTAGAGAAGTTAATATCTGGGGTGCCATCCAGCAGAATTTTAGAAGATTCAAGAAAATTGGAAACATCAAAACTAGAAAGACTTGCCCTATTAACAAGTAAAGACCTCTCAAATTTGTCCAGGAAGTATAATACATATAAGAAACGAGATCAAAATGATATGGTAGCAACGGCTTTAAAGGTTCAGGAATGGAATGCTAACAACAAGAATTATGCTTTCTTATTCAAGAAGGAAG gagaaCAACATGATGtacttaaaaaagaagattttgccTTAGGATTCATGAACTCTGTTATGGAAGATAAATTAAGAGAATTCCATAGCATAATTTGTATGGATGGTACACATGGCACGAACAAGAGGGGAATGGATTTAACAGTGGTGATTATTAAAGATGACAGGAATACAGGATTTCCAGTTGCATTCTTACTGTCAAACCGATTGGACCAAGtagttcaagaagtttttttag gtGCTCTCAAGAATAGAATGCAAACTGGAATTCATGCAGAACATTTTATGAGTGATgacgataaaaaatattataatgcaTGGGTGAAGATTATGGGCAACCAACCAAAGAGGCTTTTATGTACATGGCACGTTGTGAAAAATTGGAACATTCAagggaagaagaaaataaaagatccaattttgaagaaacagatgaaaacTGAGATGAAAAGAATTATTAATGAAACGGATGAAGATAGATTTATGGAGTTATGCAATAGATATATAATCAAATTACAAGAGGCAAATgagatagatttttttaattatctggcACG GAATTACTTTCAGAATGAAGAGAGAATCAAAATGTGGGCTCATTGTTACAGAAAAAATTCAGGAATCAATACAAACATGGCGATAGAATCTTTCAACAACCTATTGAAGACCAACCACCTTAGGAGAAGTGCTGGGGTAACAATTGAAAAGTTATTGGACACAATAGATGATCTAGTTGACATTAAAATGTGGAAGAGGATTATAGACATCGAAAGACCAAATGCGAACAATTATCAAGATACGGTTATAGCAAAAGCACACAAAATGGCAGAAACGATGAAAAACAAAGTGGAGGTTAAGAAAAATGAGAAGGTATATGGTCAATTTCAGGTAAAGTCATTTAGAGAtcctaataaattatataatgtaaATATAAGGCAAGTATGTGAAAATGAATGTAAGACATTGTATTGTAGAGTatgtaaaatttgtattcatcGCTATCAGTGTGAGTGTGCTGAATATGTGGTGAGGAATATCTTGTGTAAGCATGTGCACTTGGTAAGAATGCACGAGGAGCGCGAGGGAACTAACTCTGTTTTAGATGATGCTGCAAGGTGTTTGGCAGTAACTTCAATTATCAAATCAAGGCATCAGGAGGAAATTAATGAGTTTGTCAGAGGGAAGGTAGAACAGACAAATGTCATCCAGGAAAAAACCAAACGAAGTCTTCAAATAGAAAACTTGGTAAATTTAATGGAAGACTTAGATGATGAAAGTTTTGCAAGATTACATGACAAAATTGTGAGGGACATTCAAGGAACAAAGCGCAAAGTGAAGAAAGAATTTCAGGAAACCCCTAAGGATATTACAAAGAAGCGAAAAATGGAAAACCAGGAATATTTTCCttccaataaaaaaagaaactga